From one Candoia aspera isolate rCanAsp1 chromosome 17, rCanAsp1.hap2, whole genome shotgun sequence genomic stretch:
- the ZNRD2 gene encoding protein ZNRD2, translating into MALNAAGRDDAEWEPPSEAELKVIQARRERQDKISKLMSEYLLKGYRMLGECCEECGTILLQDKQKKLYCVTCQELNSDVDKDNPALNAQAALSQVRERQLAANSDGVASTECLSSLPSARQVPRPEHCEGAASGLRASAPAPALPVSVAAPAAPLTLSPLAAAEEALLQKISWASHQLQETTTIGTSIQLCSLICSCTEALKGVKQLQQ; encoded by the exons ATGGCGCTGAACGCGGCAG GCCGCGACGACGCGGAGTGGGAGCCGCCCTCCGAGGCGGAGCTGAAGGTGATCCAGGCGCGGCGCGAGCGGCAGGACAAGATCAGCAAGCTGATGAGCGAGTACCTGCTGAAGGGCTACCGCATGCTGGGCGAGTGCTGCGAGGAGTGCGGG ACCATTTTGCTGCAAGACAAGCAGAAGAAGCTGTACTGTGTCACCTGCCAAGAGCTTAACTCTGATGTTGACAAGGACAATCCAG CACTCAATGCACAGGCAGCTCTTTCCCAGGTGCGAGAACGACAGCTGGCTGCTAACTCTGATGGAGTTGCTTCCACCGAGTGCCTGTCCTCTCTGCCATCGGCCCGCCAGGTGCCACGCCCAGAGCACTGCGAAGGGGCAGCCTCAGGACTCAGAGCATCCGCCCCTGCCCCAGCCCTTCCAGTGTCTGTTGCTGCACCTGCTGCTCCGTTGACTCTCAGCCCCCTGGCTGCAGCAGAGGAGGCCCTTCTGCAGAAGATCAGCTGGGCGAGCCATCAGCTTCAGGAAACTACCACCATTGGAACAAGCATCCAGCTTTGTTCGCTCATCTGTTCTTGCACAGAAGCTCTCAAGGGCGTCAAGCAGCTGCAGCAGTGA